In Sporosarcina sp. PTS2304, a genomic segment contains:
- a CDS encoding pseudouridine synthase, whose translation MRINQYISSSGFCSRRQASRHITAGHVLVNGQTATHNYFVTEDDYVEVAGQPIVPKTQNIYIALNKPSGIICTASPAVEHNIIDFLSYPERIFPVGRLDKDTEGLLLLTNDGSIVNALMKQENHQEKEYNVTVNKKLTNTFLADLANGVDIYNPRKKDYTKTAPCPVRQLDDYTFSITLSQGLNRQIRRMCRRFQYTVVHLQRIRIKHIELGSLPSGQWRYLTDEEILQLI comes from the coding sequence ATGAGAATAAACCAATACATTAGTTCATCGGGATTCTGTTCAAGAAGACAAGCTTCCCGTCACATCACTGCCGGACACGTACTAGTGAACGGCCAAACAGCAACCCATAACTACTTCGTCACAGAAGACGACTATGTAGAAGTAGCAGGACAACCTATTGTTCCCAAAACCCAAAACATTTATATCGCACTCAATAAACCGAGCGGCATTATTTGCACCGCCTCACCCGCGGTTGAACATAATATTATAGACTTCCTCTCGTATCCAGAGCGCATCTTCCCAGTCGGCCGCCTAGATAAAGACACAGAAGGACTGCTTTTACTGACGAATGACGGAAGTATCGTCAATGCCTTAATGAAACAAGAAAACCACCAGGAAAAAGAATATAACGTCACTGTGAACAAGAAATTAACGAATACTTTTCTAGCAGACTTGGCAAACGGTGTGGACATTTATAATCCAAGAAAAAAAGATTACACGAAAACGGCACCGTGCCCCGTCCGGCAGCTAGACGACTACACATTTAGTATCACGCTATCACAAGGTCTAAACCGTCAAATCCGAAGAATGTGCAGACGTTTTCAATACACCGTAGTGCACTTACAAAGAATCCGAATCAAACATATCGAGCTCGGTTCGCTACCAAGTGGTCAGTGGCGTTATTTGACCGATGAAGAAATTTTGCAGCTGATATAA
- a CDS encoding LrgB family protein produces the protein MNPTVAILMIGLTISMYFVMNVIYVRLRSPFLVPILTTTIGVVVVLTMLDTTYDTYMIGGQWIDALLGPAIVSLCIPLYKQRELIKKNLLPIFSGVIAGGIVGMVTGVLAARMAGFSLEFLASILPKSITSPIAMQISEELGGIPSLATVFVIIAGLAGILVGPVINKWLSIDSAIGQGIGLGVAAHAIGTSKALEYGEREASMSSVAMTLSAIIGALVGPLFGLWLF, from the coding sequence ATGAATCCGACGGTTGCGATACTGATGATTGGCTTAACGATTAGTATGTATTTCGTCATGAATGTCATTTATGTCCGTCTGCGATCACCATTTTTAGTGCCAATTCTTACGACAACGATTGGTGTCGTAGTAGTTCTCACTATGCTCGATACTACTTATGATACCTATATGATAGGCGGACAGTGGATTGATGCGCTGCTCGGACCTGCTATTGTTTCTTTATGCATTCCGTTGTATAAACAGAGAGAGTTAATTAAGAAAAATTTATTGCCGATTTTTAGTGGTGTGATAGCTGGCGGGATCGTCGGGATGGTAACTGGCGTACTAGCGGCGAGAATGGCTGGATTTTCATTAGAATTTCTAGCGAGTATTTTACCGAAGTCGATCACGTCACCGATTGCGATGCAAATTTCAGAAGAGCTCGGAGGTATTCCTTCACTTGCGACAGTATTTGTTATTATTGCCGGCTTAGCGGGAATATTAGTAGGACCTGTTATTAATAAATGGCTGTCAATCGATTCAGCTATCGGACAAGGCATCGGACTTGGGGTAGCGGCACATGCAATCGGTACTTCAAAAGCGCTGGAATATGGCGAGCGTGAAGCTTCGATGAGTTCCGTCGCGATGACTCTGTCAGCTATTATCGGTGCACTTGTCGGTCCTTTGTTCGGCCTTTGGTTATTTTAG
- a CDS encoding transcription repressor NadR — MRHKGKIPGEERRQLILRTLQEAKRPVTGGELGELTDVSRQVIVSDINLLKAKKEPIIATNQGYLYTAIPEAAETFERIIVCRHAPEQTEEELNILVDHGVTVKDVRVEHSVYGDVRASVMVSNRQEVKAFIALIQQAKAPYLLNLDDSGTHFHTISAEREEQLEQAQDALKKAGFLVESY, encoded by the coding sequence ATGCGGCATAAAGGAAAAATACCAGGTGAAGAACGACGGCAGCTCATTCTTCGTACATTGCAAGAAGCAAAGCGACCTGTTACAGGCGGAGAGCTTGGTGAATTAACAGACGTTAGTAGACAAGTCATTGTTAGCGATATCAATTTATTGAAAGCAAAGAAAGAGCCTATTATTGCGACCAATCAAGGATATCTTTACACAGCGATCCCGGAAGCTGCAGAGACCTTCGAACGCATTATCGTTTGCCGCCATGCGCCCGAACAAACCGAAGAAGAGTTAAATATTTTAGTAGACCATGGTGTAACAGTGAAAGATGTGCGAGTAGAACATTCCGTATATGGCGATGTGCGGGCGTCTGTTATGGTTTCGAACCGCCAGGAAGTAAAGGCTTTTATCGCATTGATCCAACAAGCGAAAGCGCCTTATTTACTGAACTTGGATGATAGCGGCACCCATTTTCACACCATTTCAGCTGAACGCGAAGAACAATTAGAGCAAGCACAAGACGCACTAAAAAAAGCGGGATTTTTAGTGGAATCTTATTGA
- a CDS encoding anti sigma factor C-terminal domain-containing protein: MEFFSFDWIFIISFAGFVNLLDAKDSLVVKGIDDIEVLGVVMYGTKEEIEKVSKQPFVKAVSLGGVIDNY, translated from the coding sequence GTGGAATTTTTCTCTTTCGACTGGATTTTCATTATTTCTTTTGCTGGTTTTGTAAACCTTTTGGATGCGAAGGACTCTTTAGTAGTGAAAGGTATCGATGATATAGAAGTATTAGGTGTCGTCATGTATGGCACGAAAGAGGAAATAGAAAAGGTGAGTAAACAACCGTTTGTGAAAGCCGTGTCGTTAGGGGGAGTAATAGATAATTATTAA
- a CDS encoding CidA/LrgA family protein — protein MNIVITLLQVLLLYGFFMLGTFLRGMLSIPLPGSIIGLLLLWALLSFQIIPLRFVEKGAYVFLSTLPLYMVPATVGVMNYGYVFVGKGWLLIAITIGSTFITMAVASIVSHKVSKRRERNEVLS, from the coding sequence ATGAACATAGTCATAACGCTACTGCAAGTACTACTATTATATGGATTTTTTATGCTTGGGACATTTTTGCGCGGAATGTTGTCTATACCGCTACCAGGTAGCATTATTGGTTTACTACTATTATGGGCATTATTATCGTTTCAAATCATCCCACTGCGTTTTGTGGAAAAGGGGGCCTATGTGTTTTTATCAACATTGCCACTTTATATGGTTCCAGCGACAGTAGGTGTCATGAACTACGGCTATGTTTTTGTAGGCAAAGGATGGCTGCTTATTGCGATTACAATCGGCAGTACATTTATTACGATGGCAGTCGCAAGTATCGTCAGTCACAAAGTATCTAAACGCCGCGAGAGAAATGAGGTGCTGTCATGA